The Xiphias gladius isolate SHS-SW01 ecotype Sanya breed wild chromosome 7, ASM1685928v1, whole genome shotgun sequence genome window below encodes:
- the txndc17 gene encoding thioredoxin domain-containing protein 17, producing MAHYEEVTVRGYDEFCQAVSERKGKDIFAYFSGDKDAQGKSWCPDCVKAEPVVRGEMTHLPEDSVFIYCQVGERAYWKNPNNDFKKTLKLSGVPTLLRYGTPQKLVEEECFKAELVKMMFTED from the exons ATGGCCCATTACGAAGAAGTAACCGTGCGTGGGTATGATGAATTCTGTCAGGCTGTGtctgaaagaaaagggaaggatATTTTTGCTTATTTCTCTGGTGATAAAGACGCCCAAGGAAAGAGCTGGTGTCCAGACTGTGTGAAAG CCGAGCCAGTTGTAAGAGGAGAGATGACTCATCTTCCCGAGGACTCTGTCTTCATCTACTGTCAAGTTGGAGAGAGAGCTTA TTGGAAGAATCCAAATAATGACTTCAAGAAGACTCTGAAGTTGAGTGGAGTTCCCACCCTACTGAGATATGGCACA CCTCAGAAGTTGGTGGAGGAGGAATGCTTCAAAGCAGAACTGGTGAAGATGATGTTCACTGAGGACTGA